One stretch of Roseimicrobium sp. ORNL1 DNA includes these proteins:
- a CDS encoding exonuclease, whose product MSYIMVDIESDGPIPGDYSMICFGAVLVEPDLATTYYGRLKPISEKWIPEALAVSGFTREEVCAFPGPAHTMSEFAVWLKEHSQGQPMFISDNNGFDWQFINWYFHHFTGSNPFGFSSSNLGSLYKGLVKDTFQNFKHLRRTRHTHHPVEDARGNAEALLTMKQEMGLKIRL is encoded by the coding sequence ATGAGCTATATCATGGTCGACATTGAATCGGACGGTCCCATTCCCGGGGACTACTCCATGATCTGTTTTGGAGCGGTGTTGGTGGAGCCGGATCTAGCCACCACGTACTATGGGCGGTTGAAGCCGATTTCAGAAAAGTGGATCCCCGAGGCTTTGGCCGTGAGTGGATTCACTCGCGAGGAGGTGTGCGCCTTTCCTGGGCCGGCGCACACCATGAGTGAGTTCGCGGTGTGGCTGAAGGAGCACTCCCAAGGTCAGCCGATGTTCATCTCGGATAACAACGGCTTCGACTGGCAGTTCATCAATTGGTACTTCCACCACTTCACAGGAAGCAATCCCTTCGGCTTTTCGTCCTCGAACCTCGGTTCCTTGTACAAGGGATTGGTGAAGGATACTTTTCAGAACTTCAAACACCTGCGGCGTACCCGGCACACGCATCACCCGGTGGAGGACGCCCGCGGAAATGCCGAGGCGTTGCTGACCATGAAGCAGGAGATGGGGTTGAAGATCAGGCTGTAG
- a CDS encoding host attachment protein — protein MNPPQFILVADRRTLKVFSSEGGNERLRLVNAIAIADHDEATPVAGLSRDGFAKQAACHMARLLKTYQPERWAFAAPPEVNGAILDELSPKWLSTLQDNLPRDLNHEAPRNLTKLFQRPLN, from the coding sequence ATGAACCCTCCCCAATTCATCCTGGTGGCTGACCGCCGGACCCTCAAAGTCTTCTCTTCCGAAGGTGGCAACGAACGCCTCCGCTTGGTGAATGCGATTGCCATCGCAGACCACGATGAAGCTACTCCCGTCGCCGGCCTTTCCCGCGATGGCTTCGCGAAGCAGGCCGCGTGTCACATGGCCCGCCTTCTGAAGACCTACCAACCCGAGAGGTGGGCCTTCGCCGCGCCCCCGGAGGTGAATGGTGCGATCCTCGACGAGCTCTCTCCCAAATGGCTCAGCACGTTGCAGGACAATCTCCCCCGCGATCTCAACCACGAAGCCCCGCGAAACCTGACCAAGCTCTTCCAGCGCCCCTTGAATTAA